In the Streptomyces formicae genome, one interval contains:
- a CDS encoding AAA domain-containing protein: MQLAPPAGGTFDPGAEAARATDAILHDTLHGTHRGVVVDSPPGAGKSTLVVRAARELAAAGRPLMVIAQTNAQVDDLVLRLAEKDPELPVGRLHSSDPDPYDKALDDLPSVRTSTKAGDLAGLDVVISTAAKWAHVKVDQLDAPWGHAIVDEAYQMRSDALLAVAGLFERALFVGDPGQLDPFSIVGAEQWAGLSYDPSASAVSTLLAHNPELPQHRLPVSWRLPASAAPLVSDAFYPYTPFRSGTGHEDRALTFGVPSDGSGPDEVIDEAARAGWGLLELPARNTPRTDPEAVRAVALVVRRLLDRGGAATSERAPDPTPLTADRIAVGTAHRDQAAAVRAALADLGVTDVTVDTANRLQGREYDVTVVLHPLSGRPDATAFHLETGRLCVLTSRHRHACVVVCRAGVSDLLDDHPSTEPVQLGVTVKFPDGWEANHAVLARLSEHRVSWRPR; encoded by the coding sequence ATGCAGCTCGCCCCGCCCGCGGGCGGCACCTTCGACCCCGGCGCCGAGGCGGCGCGCGCCACCGACGCGATCCTCCACGACACGCTGCACGGCACGCACCGCGGCGTCGTGGTCGACTCGCCGCCCGGCGCGGGCAAGTCGACGCTGGTGGTCCGCGCGGCCCGCGAACTGGCCGCGGCGGGCCGCCCGCTGATGGTGATCGCACAGACGAACGCGCAGGTGGACGACCTGGTCCTGCGGCTCGCCGAGAAGGACCCCGAGCTGCCGGTCGGCCGTCTGCACAGCAGCGACCCCGATCCGTACGACAAGGCGCTCGACGATCTCCCGAGCGTCCGCACGTCCACCAAGGCGGGCGACCTCGCGGGCCTGGACGTCGTGATCTCGACGGCCGCGAAGTGGGCGCACGTCAAGGTCGACCAGCTCGACGCGCCGTGGGGACACGCCATCGTCGACGAGGCGTACCAGATGCGGTCGGACGCGCTGCTCGCCGTGGCCGGGCTCTTCGAGCGGGCGCTGTTCGTGGGCGACCCCGGCCAGCTCGACCCGTTCTCGATCGTCGGCGCGGAGCAATGGGCCGGTCTCTCGTACGACCCCTCGGCCTCGGCCGTCAGCACGCTCCTCGCGCACAACCCCGAGCTGCCGCAGCACCGCCTCCCGGTGTCCTGGCGCCTGCCCGCCTCCGCGGCGCCGCTCGTCTCGGACGCCTTCTACCCGTACACGCCGTTCCGCAGCGGCACGGGGCACGAGGACCGCGCGCTCACCTTCGGGGTGCCGTCGGACGGTTCGGGCCCCGACGAGGTGATCGACGAGGCGGCGCGGGCGGGCTGGGGCCTGCTCGAACTGCCCGCGAGGAACACGCCGCGCACGGACCCGGAGGCCGTGCGCGCGGTGGCCCTGGTCGTCCGCCGCCTCCTGGACAGGGGCGGCGCGGCCACCTCGGAGCGCGCCCCGGACCCGACGCCGCTCACGGCCGACCGCATCGCCGTCGGCACCGCCCACCGCGACCAGGCGGCCGCGGTGCGGGCGGCCCTCGCCGACCTGGGCGTCACGGACGTCACGGTGGACACGGCGAACCGCCTCCAGGGCCGCGAGTACGACGTGACGGTCGTGCTGCACCCGCTCTCGGGCCGCCCGGACGCCACGGCCTTCCACCTGGAGACGGGCCGCCTGTGCGTCCTGACCTCGCGCCACCGCCACGCCTGCGTCGTGGTCTGCCGCGCGGGCGTCTCCGACCTGCTCGACGACCACCCCTCCACGGAGCCGGTCCAGCTGGGCGTCACGGTCAAGTTCCCCGACGGCTGGGAGGCGAACCACGCGGTTCTAGCGCGGCTGTCAGAGCATCGGGTGAGTTGGCGCCCCCGTTAG
- a CDS encoding response regulator transcription factor — translation MASVLVVEDDQFVRSALIRHLTEATHTVRSVGTALEALREVAHFRFDVVILDLGLPDLDGSEALKMLRGITDVPVIIATARDDEAEIVRLLNDGADDYLTKPFSVEHLSARMAAVLRRARVPAGDAPPGDVLRVGGLAIDPLRRQAELDGARLDLTRREFDLLAFLAGRPGVVVPRKELLAEVWQQSYGDDQTIDVHLSWLRRKLGETAARPRYLHTLRGVGVKLEPPLSGQPL, via the coding sequence ATGGCAAGTGTGCTCGTCGTCGAGGATGACCAGTTCGTACGCTCCGCTCTCATCCGGCACCTGACCGAGGCAACGCACACGGTGCGCAGCGTCGGCACGGCCCTGGAGGCGCTGCGCGAGGTCGCCCATTTCCGCTTTGACGTGGTGATCCTGGACCTCGGTCTGCCCGACCTCGACGGCTCCGAGGCCCTGAAGATGCTGCGCGGCATCACGGACGTCCCCGTGATCATCGCCACCGCGCGGGACGACGAGGCGGAGATCGTCCGCCTCCTGAACGACGGCGCCGACGACTACCTGACCAAGCCCTTCTCCGTGGAGCACCTGTCCGCGCGGATGGCCGCCGTGCTGCGCCGCGCGCGCGTCCCCGCGGGCGACGCGCCGCCCGGCGACGTGCTCAGGGTCGGCGGGCTCGCGATCGACCCGCTGCGGCGCCAGGCCGAACTGGACGGGGCGCGGCTCGACCTCACCCGGCGCGAGTTCGACCTGCTCGCCTTCCTCGCCGGGCGGCCCGGCGTCGTCGTCCCCCGCAAGGAGCTGCTCGCCGAGGTGTGGCAGCAGAGCTACGGGGACGACCAGACCATCGACGTACATCTGTCGTGGCTGCGGCGGAAGTTGGGCGAAACGGCCGCGCGCCCCCGCTATCTGCACACCCTGCGCGGGGTCGGCGTGAAGCTGGAGCCACCGCTGTCGGGGCAACCCCTGTGA
- a CDS encoding M6 family metalloprotease domain-containing protein — protein MSRIPHPEVDVPRQLPPWGLTRGGEKSALRTTAALFTSLTALAATSLVAGPAIADSAGGPCALRRTPAHHSEGLDTWNASYPRPARTLNAVMVYLSFPDSPPRTTPEELTADYFPATSRFFERASYGKFALRPHPRRAWVEMPEDSTAYAIQRDWNAKRRSAYLRDAMAAADPHVDFSRYDVVYFVADPDAPGVDSDATKVVNFDHPMRADGTDIRRIVTVFERHPPDRNVLAHETGHVFDLPDLYHRPTDGKGDWDTYVGDWDVMGSQFGLAPDLFGWHKWKLGWLEPRQVRCVTGGTERLTLEPLSATPGRGALGGTKLAVVRTGRETAIAIEARGTEGNDHATCTEGVLVYRVRGGTASGGGPIEVVDAHPESESCWGDSVYPQLADAPVRVGESFTVPDEDVRVEVAGRTASGAWTVQVTAG, from the coding sequence GTGTCCCGCATTCCGCACCCGGAGGTCGACGTGCCGCGTCAGCTCCCCCCTTGGGGACTCACCCGTGGAGGGGAGAAATCCGCCCTGCGCACCACCGCGGCCCTGTTCACCTCGCTGACCGCCCTGGCCGCGACCTCGCTGGTCGCGGGCCCGGCCATCGCCGATTCGGCGGGCGGTCCCTGCGCCCTGCGCCGCACCCCCGCCCATCACTCGGAGGGCCTGGACACCTGGAACGCCTCCTACCCGCGCCCGGCGAGGACCCTGAACGCGGTGATGGTCTACCTGTCCTTCCCCGACTCCCCGCCGCGGACCACCCCCGAAGAGCTCACCGCCGACTACTTCCCGGCCACGAGCCGGTTCTTCGAGCGCGCCTCGTACGGCAAGTTCGCCCTGCGCCCGCACCCGCGGCGCGCCTGGGTGGAGATGCCGGAGGACTCCACGGCGTACGCCATACAGCGCGACTGGAACGCCAAGCGGCGCAGCGCCTATCTGCGCGACGCGATGGCCGCGGCCGATCCGCACGTCGACTTCTCGCGGTACGACGTCGTCTACTTCGTCGCCGACCCGGACGCGCCCGGCGTCGACTCGGACGCCACGAAGGTCGTGAACTTCGACCACCCGATGCGGGCCGACGGCACCGACATCCGGCGCATCGTCACGGTCTTCGAGCGGCACCCGCCGGACCGCAACGTCCTGGCCCACGAGACGGGCCACGTCTTCGACCTGCCCGACCTCTACCACCGGCCCACCGACGGCAAGGGCGACTGGGACACCTACGTCGGAGACTGGGACGTCATGGGCAGCCAGTTCGGCCTCGCCCCCGACCTCTTCGGCTGGCACAAGTGGAAGCTCGGCTGGCTGGAGCCGAGGCAGGTGCGGTGCGTGACGGGAGGCACGGAGCGGCTGACCCTGGAACCGCTCTCGGCGACCCCGGGGCGGGGCGCCCTCGGCGGCACCAAGCTCGCGGTGGTCCGCACGGGGCGTGAGACGGCGATCGCCATCGAGGCGCGCGGCACCGAGGGCAACGACCACGCGACGTGCACCGAGGGCGTGCTCGTCTACCGGGTGCGGGGCGGCACGGCGTCGGGCGGCGGGCCCATCGAGGTCGTCGACGCCCATCCGGAATCGGAGTCCTGCTGGGGCGACTCGGTGTATCCGCAGCTGGCGGACGCCCCGGTGCGGGTGGGCGAGAGCTTCACGGTGCCCGACGAGGACGTACGCGTCGAGGTGGCGGGACGGACGGCGTCGGGGGCGTGGACGGTGCAGGTCACGGCGGGCTGA
- a CDS encoding spermidine synthase — MARNKRTREAREAVVEKVDGGLAELMPDRDRPRAWTLLVDGAPQSHVDLDDPAHLAFEYQRRIGHIADLVAPQGKPIHALHLGGGAFTLARYIAATRPRSTQQIVERDTALVQLVRRELPLDPGARVRVRAVDAREGLAKVADGWADLVIADVFSGARTPAHLTSTEFLTDVRRVIKPGGYYAANLADGPPLAHLRGQLATAAALFPELALVADPTVLRGKRFGNAVLLGSDQALPVAELTRRSAGDPHPGRVEHGRGLRDFSGGAAAVTDANAVASPAPPPSVFR; from the coding sequence ATGGCAAGGAACAAGCGGACCCGGGAAGCGCGGGAAGCCGTCGTCGAAAAGGTGGACGGCGGACTCGCCGAGCTCATGCCGGACCGGGACAGGCCGCGCGCCTGGACGCTGCTCGTGGACGGCGCCCCGCAGTCCCACGTCGACCTCGACGACCCCGCGCACCTCGCCTTCGAGTACCAGCGCAGGATCGGCCACATCGCCGACCTCGTCGCCCCGCAGGGCAAACCGATCCACGCCCTGCACCTCGGCGGCGGCGCCTTCACCCTCGCCCGCTACATAGCCGCGACCCGCCCCCGCTCCACCCAGCAGATCGTCGAACGCGACACGGCACTCGTCCAACTCGTCCGCCGCGAACTGCCGTTGGACCCCGGGGCCCGTGTTCGCGTGCGCGCAGTCGACGCCCGCGAAGGGCTCGCGAAGGTCGCGGACGGCTGGGCGGACCTCGTCATCGCCGACGTCTTCAGCGGGGCCCGTACGCCCGCCCACCTCACCAGTACGGAATTCCTCACCGACGTCCGCAGGGTCATCAAGCCCGGTGGGTACTACGCCGCCAACCTCGCCGACGGGCCGCCCCTGGCACATCTGCGCGGCCAGCTCGCCACCGCGGCCGCGCTCTTCCCCGAACTCGCGCTCGTCGCCGACCCCACCGTCCTGCGCGGCAAGCGGTTCGGCAACGCGGTGCTCCTCGGCTCCGACCAGGCACTTCCCGTCGCCGAACTGACCCGGCGCAGCGCGGGCGACCCGCACCCCGGCAGGGTCGAACACGGGCGCGGGCTGCGGGACTTCAGCGGGGGAGCGGCCGCCGTCACCGACGCGAACGCGGTCGCGTCGCCCGCGCCGCCGCCCTCCGTGTTCAGATGA
- a CDS encoding transcriptional regulator translates to MASSPMASSTPSPRPNLVFRQLRGPRSPGEFAAAVRRAAREIGERVSCDARYVGRVEAGEIRCPNYAYERVFLHMFPGRTLTDMGFAPRSQVRGKGARDAAGAPLTHTTIPPEPTIQFYESHPTGSDPRACDPYAIQIHEESDVQRRAFMTGSTATVAAALGPIGLSLGGRAEAAGPRGRRSGAADACAVEEAVRRIRLLDDRHGADGLYRRAAAPLRAAYTLLDASTSRQSTSDRLHAGAGELAISVGWLAHDSGRFDDARSHYAEALATARMSGDLGVEAHAFCNSAFLARDAGRPREAVRAAQAATGAARHLGSHRLLSLVALREAGGWAGLGDRAGCEQSLTRAHALFDRGPSERDPEWMSFYGPAELEGLEAQCWSALGDWERAARHARLAAATASSQTPQFTRNIALYTAELADDLARAGRPDEAATAGLRVLSLLGEVQSSRIQSMLATTARVLLPHRRASGVSGFLERHASLPRVG, encoded by the coding sequence ATGGCGTCGTCACCGATGGCATCGTCAACTCCGTCCCCGCGACCGAATCTTGTCTTCCGCCAGCTGCGCGGGCCGCGCTCACCGGGCGAGTTCGCCGCGGCGGTCCGCCGGGCCGCCCGCGAGATCGGCGAGCGGGTCAGCTGCGACGCGCGCTACGTGGGGCGCGTCGAGGCGGGCGAGATCCGTTGCCCCAACTACGCCTACGAGCGCGTGTTCCTGCACATGTTCCCCGGCAGAACGCTGACGGACATGGGGTTCGCGCCACGCTCCCAGGTGCGCGGCAAGGGGGCGCGCGACGCCGCCGGCGCGCCCCTGACACACACCACGATCCCGCCAGAGCCCACGATCCAGTTCTACGAGTCCCATCCGACCGGGTCCGACCCCCGCGCCTGCGACCCGTACGCGATCCAGATCCACGAGGAGAGCGACGTGCAACGTCGCGCGTTCATGACCGGCTCCACGGCCACCGTGGCCGCCGCCCTGGGGCCCATCGGGCTCTCCCTGGGCGGCCGGGCCGAGGCCGCGGGGCCGCGGGGCCGCCGGTCCGGCGCGGCCGACGCCTGCGCGGTCGAGGAGGCCGTACGCAGGATCAGGCTGCTCGACGACCGGCACGGGGCCGACGGCCTCTACCGGCGCGCGGCCGCCCCGCTGCGAGCCGCCTACACCCTGCTCGACGCGAGCACCTCCCGGCAGTCGACCTCCGACCGGCTGCACGCGGGCGCCGGTGAACTGGCCATCTCCGTCGGCTGGCTCGCGCACGACTCGGGCCGCTTCGACGACGCGCGCTCGCACTACGCGGAGGCCCTCGCCACCGCGCGGATGTCCGGCGACCTCGGCGTCGAGGCGCACGCCTTCTGCAACTCCGCCTTCCTCGCGCGCGACGCGGGGCGCCCGCGCGAGGCGGTGCGGGCCGCGCAGGCCGCCACCGGGGCCGCCCGGCACCTCGGCTCGCACCGGCTGCTCTCCCTCGTCGCGCTGCGCGAGGCGGGCGGCTGGGCGGGGCTCGGCGACCGGGCGGGCTGCGAGCAGTCGCTGACCCGCGCGCACGCCCTGTTCGACCGGGGCCCTTCGGAGCGGGACCCGGAGTGGATGAGCTTCTACGGACCCGCCGAGCTGGAGGGCCTGGAGGCGCAGTGCTGGTCGGCGCTCGGCGACTGGGAGCGTGCGGCCAGGCACGCGCGGCTCGCGGCGGCCACCGCGTCCTCCCAGACCCCGCAGTTCACCAGGAACATCGCGCTCTACACCGCCGAGCTCGCCGACGACCTGGCCCGCGCGGGCCGCCCCGACGAGGCGGCGACGGCGGGTCTGCGGGTCCTTTCGCTCCTCGGCGAGGTGCAGTCCTCGCGCATCCAGTCGATGCTCGCGACGACGGCGCGGGTGCTGCTTCCGCACCGCAGGGCCTCCGGCGTGAGCGGCTTCCTGGAGCGGCACGCCTCGCTGCCCCGGGTGGGGTGA
- a CDS encoding phosphatase PAP2 family protein, protein MPKIDAPGAEGISEHRLRWYTELPLIVVVYAVYSAGRLVVRGDVASAVDHGLGILRFEQALRLNAEHPLNRLFTEHAWIGVPADFWYASLHYLVTPAILIWLFRSRAVHYRAARAWLMISTLIGLIGFTLLPTCPPRLLSAGHGFVDTMAQYSDYGWWGGEASAPRGLGGMTNQYAAMPSLHVGWALWCGVMLWKYGRTPLTKAAGVAYPLITTIVVMGTANHYFLDAVAGVAVMGVGLLLVRPVRRLTDPLMTRLRTLFARTPAAPSATGASIVSAGCQTSAGERIPGQRKQSADPGAEPSTSPAEAGDGAPAAAR, encoded by the coding sequence ATGCCGAAGATCGACGCGCCGGGCGCCGAAGGCATATCCGAACACCGGCTTCGCTGGTACACGGAGCTGCCGCTGATCGTTGTGGTGTACGCCGTGTACTCGGCGGGCCGGCTGGTCGTCCGGGGCGACGTGGCGAGCGCCGTCGACCACGGTCTCGGGATCCTCAGATTCGAGCAGGCCCTGCGGCTCAACGCGGAACACCCGCTGAACCGTCTCTTCACCGAGCACGCCTGGATCGGCGTCCCCGCCGACTTCTGGTACGCCTCGCTGCACTATCTCGTCACGCCCGCCATCCTGATCTGGCTGTTCCGCAGCCGGGCGGTGCACTACCGCGCGGCACGCGCGTGGCTGATGATCTCCACCCTGATCGGCCTGATCGGCTTCACGCTGCTGCCCACCTGCCCGCCGCGGCTGCTCAGCGCGGGCCACGGCTTCGTCGACACCATGGCGCAGTACAGCGACTACGGCTGGTGGGGCGGCGAGGCGAGCGCGCCGCGCGGGCTCGGCGGCATGACCAACCAGTACGCGGCGATGCCCAGCCTGCACGTCGGGTGGGCGCTGTGGTGCGGCGTGATGCTCTGGAAGTACGGGCGCACGCCGCTGACCAAGGCGGCCGGTGTCGCCTACCCGCTGATCACCACCATCGTCGTGATGGGCACCGCGAACCACTACTTCCTCGACGCGGTCGCGGGCGTCGCGGTGATGGGCGTGGGCCTGCTGCTCGTCCGGCCCGTGCGACGCCTCACCGACCCCCTGATGACCCGGCTGCGTACGCTCTTCGCGCGCACTCCGGCGGCCCCTTCCGCCACCGGGGCCTCGATTGTCAGTGCCGGGTGCCAGACTTCGGCAGGTGAGCGAATTCCCGGACAGCGCAAGCAGAGTGCCGACCCCGGCGCCGAGCCGAGTACCAGCCCCGCAGAGGCGGGGGACGGCGCTCCGGCAGCAGCTCGCTGA
- a CDS encoding histidine phosphatase family protein translates to MAPRILLARHGQTEWSLSGKHTGRTDIPLLEEGRRGAKLLGERLHRAPYDGLPDVEVRTSPLSRARETCEIAGFGGRATTWDALMEFDYGAYDGMTPADIQAVRPGWFIWRDGVPRGETLEQVAARADEVVAWARSADRDVLVFAHGHILRVIGARWLGLGIEFAARIRLNPTSLSTLGWAYGEPAVESWNETGHLS, encoded by the coding sequence ATGGCACCCCGCATCCTGCTGGCCCGGCACGGACAGACGGAATGGTCACTGTCCGGGAAGCACACGGGCAGGACGGACATCCCGCTCCTCGAAGAGGGCCGCCGCGGCGCGAAGCTCCTGGGCGAGCGGCTGCACCGCGCCCCCTACGACGGCCTGCCCGACGTCGAGGTGCGCACCAGCCCGCTCTCCCGCGCGCGTGAGACGTGCGAGATCGCCGGGTTCGGGGGCCGTGCCACCACCTGGGACGCGCTGATGGAGTTCGACTACGGCGCGTACGACGGGATGACCCCCGCCGACATCCAGGCGGTCCGCCCCGGCTGGTTCATCTGGCGGGACGGCGTTCCCAGGGGCGAGACGCTGGAGCAGGTCGCCGCGCGCGCGGACGAGGTGGTGGCGTGGGCGCGCTCCGCGGACCGGGACGTCCTGGTCTTCGCGCACGGCCACATCCTGCGGGTCATCGGCGCGCGCTGGCTCGGCCTCGGCATCGAGTTCGCCGCCCGCATCCGCCTCAACCCGACGTCCCTCTCCACCCTGGGCTGGGCCTACGGAGAGCCCGCCGTCGAGTCGTGGAACGAGACGGGGCACCTGTCCTGA
- a CDS encoding bifunctional DNA primase/polymerase, with amino-acid sequence MSAPTAHHSPTTPATPGRDACDVTADGAAWLASAETYPRSALAHWRSRPCAPAVLPCGSAFDVISAPVVFGRRMLDRLWEEGPGSGPVAAHRGRVLLFTAPGTAQRLPSLLAWEEWGRAVPSVLCHGTGDAVTVPPPSAGAPGSAAHLESRWLVAPDTRHPWLPGPEVMLWACVRAARSAASAAVRISIFPGGDQDAKVYDVSRRR; translated from the coding sequence ATGAGCGCCCCTACCGCCCACCACTCCCCCACGACCCCTGCGACCCCCGGCCGCGATGCCTGTGACGTGACCGCCGACGGAGCCGCCTGGCTCGCCTCCGCCGAAACGTATCCGCGCAGCGCCCTCGCGCACTGGCGCAGCCGCCCCTGCGCCCCCGCGGTGCTCCCCTGCGGCTCCGCCTTCGACGTGATCAGCGCGCCCGTCGTCTTCGGGCGGCGGATGCTCGACCGCTTATGGGAGGAAGGCCCGGGATCGGGCCCCGTCGCCGCGCACCGCGGCCGCGTCCTGCTCTTCACGGCCCCCGGCACCGCCCAGCGGCTGCCCAGCCTGCTCGCCTGGGAGGAGTGGGGCCGCGCCGTCCCCTCCGTGCTCTGCCACGGCACCGGCGACGCGGTCACCGTGCCGCCGCCCTCCGCGGGCGCCCCAGGCTCCGCCGCCCACCTGGAATCGCGCTGGCTGGTCGCCCCCGACACCCGGCATCCCTGGCTGCCCGGCCCCGAGGTGATGCTCTGGGCCTGCGTCCGCGCGGCCCGCTCCGCCGCGTCCGCCGCGGTACGCATATCGATTTTTCCTGGCGGCGATCAGGATGCTAAGGTCTACGACGTCAGCAGGCGCCGCTAG
- a CDS encoding sensor histidine kinase — protein MRWALVKVCLAVTTMVVVAFAVPLGLVVKEMARDRAISNAERHGAGMGPTLSITTDRAELTRAVATSEAGGDGRMAVYVPAIDDQPAFEVGDPRAGARAVEATREKGRAQTTGVPGGFVVLQPTVLSSGTAVVEIFVPEAEISNGVTTAWVVLAGVGIALVIGSVAVADRLGVRMVQPAKRLVGAAHDLGEGKLGARVPEEGPTELRLAAVAFNAMADQVVHLLANERELAADLSHRLRTPLTVLRLNAASLGDGPAAEQTRTAVETLEREVDTIIRTARDAKPQTATVGPGGGCDAAEVIRERMAFWSALAEDEGREVRVAGVEAPVRIPVARAELVAALDALLGNVFRHTGEGTAFSVDVHSGEDAVIVLVSDAGAGIADPEAALARGAGSGEDGSTGLGLDIVRRLAESTGGDVRIGSSVLGGTEVRVWLQRDSRGGAVGRRGHRGASVRRRRRAPEPT, from the coding sequence GTGAGGTGGGCACTCGTCAAGGTGTGCCTGGCCGTCACGACGATGGTCGTGGTGGCCTTCGCGGTACCGCTCGGCCTGGTCGTCAAGGAGATGGCCAGGGACCGCGCCATCTCGAACGCGGAGCGGCACGGTGCCGGCATGGGCCCCACGCTCTCCATCACCACCGACCGCGCGGAGCTCACCCGGGCCGTCGCCACGTCCGAGGCGGGCGGTGACGGGCGGATGGCCGTGTACGTCCCCGCCATCGACGATCAACCCGCCTTCGAGGTCGGCGACCCGCGGGCCGGGGCGCGCGCCGTGGAGGCCACCCGTGAGAAGGGGCGGGCGCAGACCACCGGGGTGCCCGGCGGGTTCGTGGTGCTCCAGCCCACCGTGCTCAGCTCGGGCACGGCCGTCGTGGAGATCTTCGTGCCCGAGGCGGAGATCAGCAACGGGGTGACCACGGCCTGGGTGGTGCTCGCGGGCGTCGGCATCGCGCTCGTCATCGGCTCGGTGGCGGTCGCCGACCGCTTGGGCGTACGCATGGTCCAGCCCGCCAAACGCCTGGTGGGCGCCGCGCACGACCTCGGTGAGGGGAAGCTGGGGGCGCGGGTGCCTGAGGAGGGGCCGACCGAACTGCGCCTGGCCGCGGTGGCGTTCAACGCGATGGCGGACCAGGTCGTCCACCTGCTCGCCAACGAGCGCGAGCTGGCGGCCGACCTCTCCCACCGGCTGCGTACGCCGCTCACCGTCCTGCGGCTCAACGCGGCGTCCCTCGGCGACGGGCCCGCGGCCGAGCAGACCCGTACGGCCGTGGAGACGCTGGAGCGCGAGGTCGACACGATCATCCGCACCGCGCGCGACGCCAAGCCGCAGACCGCGACGGTCGGCCCCGGAGGGGGCTGCGACGCGGCCGAGGTGATCAGGGAGCGGATGGCCTTCTGGTCGGCGCTTGCCGAGGACGAGGGGCGCGAGGTGCGCGTCGCGGGCGTGGAGGCGCCGGTACGGATACCGGTGGCGCGGGCCGAACTCGTCGCCGCGCTGGACGCGTTGCTCGGCAACGTCTTCCGGCACACCGGCGAGGGCACGGCCTTCTCGGTGGACGTGCACAGCGGCGAGGACGCGGTGATCGTCCTCGTCTCCGACGCGGGGGCGGGGATCGCCGACCCCGAGGCGGCGCTGGCCCGCGGGGCGGGTTCGGGGGAGGACGGGTCGACGGGGCTCGGCCTCGACATCGTGCGGCGCCTCGCGGAGTCGACGGGCGGGGACGTGCGGATCGGCAGCTCGGTGCTCGGGGGCACGGAGGTGCGGGTCTGGCTCCAGCGGGATTCTCGCGGGGGCGCGGTGGGGCGGAGGGGTCATCGGGGTGCCTCCGTACGCCGCCGGCGGCGTGCACCGGAGCCGACCTGA